Proteins encoded by one window of Cyclobacteriaceae bacterium:
- a CDS encoding TlpA disulfide reductase family protein, with protein MRFLPVILLLLMACSGSDKTLISTGTWRAVLELQGQELPFTFDLDKKGDQYVAWIRNGQERLYLDEVEVTADSITMNVHIFDAVFKAAIKDGEMEGLFIIQYADNYRVPFRATHGKDYRFAPIDTTTTVADFSGKYAVQFFNENNTVDALGIITQKGNYAEGTFLTPTGDYRYLEGNVVNDTLWLSGFDGNHLYIFNAVKSGDTLAGIHWLGKSRYRKWKGVKDDQAKPPVSESLTFLKDGYSTLEFTFPDINGKPVSLQDERFKDKVVVVQILGSWCPNCMDETRFLTDWYLKNKDRGVEIIGLAYEQKAEFDYASGRVKKMKEKLNVPYDILIAGTNANASETLPALNRVIAFPTTIFVGKDGQVKHIHTGFSGPGTGVYYEQQQERFNEIVNQLLNSY; from the coding sequence ATGCGCTTTTTACCGGTTATTTTACTCCTCCTAATGGCTTGTTCTGGTTCAGATAAAACGTTGATTTCCACCGGCACCTGGCGGGCCGTGCTCGAATTACAAGGTCAGGAGTTGCCTTTCACATTCGACCTGGATAAAAAGGGTGATCAGTATGTGGCCTGGATCAGAAACGGGCAGGAACGACTCTATTTAGACGAGGTTGAAGTAACTGCCGATTCCATCACCATGAACGTCCATATTTTTGATGCCGTGTTCAAAGCCGCTATCAAGGACGGGGAAATGGAAGGGCTTTTTATCATCCAATACGCTGATAATTACCGTGTTCCGTTCAGAGCCACGCACGGAAAGGACTACCGGTTTGCTCCAATCGATACCACGACCACTGTCGCAGATTTCTCAGGAAAATATGCCGTTCAGTTTTTCAATGAAAACAATACCGTTGATGCACTGGGCATCATCACCCAAAAAGGAAACTACGCGGAAGGCACATTTTTAACCCCCACCGGGGATTACCGCTACCTGGAAGGCAATGTGGTGAACGATACGCTTTGGCTCAGCGGGTTTGATGGAAACCATCTCTATATTTTTAATGCAGTCAAATCCGGTGATACCCTTGCGGGGATACACTGGCTGGGAAAATCGCGCTACCGAAAATGGAAAGGCGTGAAGGACGATCAGGCCAAACCACCTGTTTCCGAATCGCTTACATTTCTAAAGGATGGATACTCAACCCTGGAATTCACCTTTCCGGATATAAATGGAAAACCCGTTTCGCTTCAGGATGAACGTTTTAAAGATAAGGTTGTGGTGGTACAGATTTTAGGATCGTGGTGCCCGAATTGTATGGACGAAACCCGCTTTTTAACCGATTGGTATCTAAAAAATAAAGATCGCGGAGTGGAAATCATCGGGTTGGCATACGAACAAAAAGCTGAATTTGATTACGCCAGTGGAAGGGTTAAGAAAATGAAAGAAAAACTAAACGTTCCATATGACATTTTGATTGCAGGAACCAACGCCAATGCCAGCGAAACGCTTCCCGCACTCAATCGGGTAATTGCTTTCCCAACCACTATCTTTGTGGGGAAAGATGGACAAGTGAAACACATCCACACTGGTTTTTCAGGACCGGGAACAGGTGTGTACTATGAACAACAGCAGGAACGGTTTAATGAAATTGTGAATCAGTTATTAAATAGCTATTAG
- a CDS encoding ATP-binding protein, with protein sequence MTIQDIETFFQIERTETDQIEFKSIHPSGSLDDKFKGIHKSVCAMLNSSGGLIIWGAPIGQKVEGRKEKVFTGELTLFQEVLEKDFVISKISDSIIPLPSAIRIKILNKDSNSLVIIEVDKSEYSPHQTYDTYYMRIDGQSKPAPHHYIEALFKRIKYPNIEVLFKITGTDIHNDSLYRVDFDMYFFNWTPLQNEEDLSFRVLVDNGHFSNHQIPGHQHMYRLNGQEFYKDCTKEIFYFGEPVRESDIILFNPYKVEKNGNKANIIISFGGRFSPRKTSEYILDFSKFLSSKPNELIIERKENRLTKDVQDEKGVNKESIIKTLMEK encoded by the coding sequence TTGACAATTCAAGACATTGAGACCTTTTTTCAAATCGAAAGAACAGAAACGGACCAAATTGAATTTAAATCTATTCATCCAAGCGGGAGTTTAGACGACAAATTCAAAGGAATACATAAAAGCGTCTGTGCGATGTTAAACTCAAGTGGTGGACTAATTATTTGGGGAGCACCAATCGGACAAAAGGTAGAAGGAAGGAAAGAAAAGGTTTTTACTGGTGAACTGACACTGTTTCAAGAAGTATTAGAGAAGGATTTTGTTATAAGCAAAATTTCTGACAGCATAATCCCCTTACCATCTGCTATCAGAATTAAAATTCTAAACAAAGATTCAAATTCTCTTGTGATAATTGAAGTTGACAAAAGTGAATATTCACCTCATCAAACATATGATACCTACTACATGAGGATTGATGGACAAAGTAAACCAGCTCCACATCACTATATTGAAGCATTATTCAAACGAATTAAGTACCCAAATATTGAAGTTCTTTTTAAAATAACAGGGACAGACATTCATAATGATAGTCTATATAGAGTTGACTTTGATATGTACTTTTTTAACTGGACACCATTACAAAATGAAGAAGACCTATCATTTAGAGTGCTTGTTGACAACGGACATTTTTCGAATCATCAAATTCCTGGTCATCAACATATGTATAGACTAAATGGACAAGAGTTTTATAAGGATTGTACAAAAGAAATTTTCTACTTTGGCGAACCTGTAAGGGAGTCTGACATAATTCTATTCAATCCCTACAAAGTTGAAAAAAACGGTAATAAAGCTAATATTATAATTTCATTTGGCGGACGTTTTTCGCCCCGTAAGACATCAGAGTATATATTAGACTTCTCAAAATTCCTTTCATCTAAACCAAATGAATTAATTATAGAGAGAAAAGAAAATAGACTGACGAAAGATGTTCAAGATGAGAAGGGAGTTAATAAAGAATCAATAATTAAAACATTGATGGAGAAATAA
- a CDS encoding IS481 family transposase has product MRTETKLIKTKLGLINLAEHLGNVSQACRMMGYSRDSFYRIKELYDTGGELALKEVSRRKAIPKNRVEPEVEQAVVRMAIDQPALGQVRVANELRKRGVFVSPAGVRCVWQRHDMETFAKRLAALEAKVAQEGIILTEAQMIAMERKREKREALGEIETEHPGYLGAQDTYYVGNIKGVGRIYQQTFIDTYSKVAFAKLYDRKNAITAADMVNDKVVPFFEEQEIPLLRVLTDRGTEYCGKAEYHEYELYLRIENIEHSKTKVKSPQSNGICERFHRTIQDEFYAVAFRKKLYQSLEELQADLDVWIKEYNEQRTHSGKYCFGRTPWETFLASKELAIQKMVDQNYESA; this is encoded by the coding sequence ATGAGAACAGAAACGAAGTTAATCAAAACGAAATTAGGTCTTATCAATTTAGCTGAACATTTGGGTAATGTCAGCCAGGCATGTCGGATGATGGGTTACTCCCGCGACAGCTTCTACAGAATCAAAGAGCTTTATGATACAGGTGGTGAACTGGCTTTGAAAGAGGTCAGTCGCAGGAAAGCTATTCCAAAGAATCGTGTCGAGCCAGAAGTTGAGCAAGCCGTTGTCCGGATGGCTATCGATCAACCCGCTCTAGGGCAGGTGCGCGTGGCCAATGAACTTCGCAAGCGCGGTGTATTTGTGTCTCCTGCTGGCGTGCGCTGCGTTTGGCAGCGCCACGACATGGAGACTTTCGCTAAACGGCTAGCTGCGCTTGAAGCAAAGGTTGCTCAGGAAGGAATCATTCTCACCGAAGCACAAATGATCGCCATGGAGCGTAAGCGAGAAAAACGCGAAGCCCTCGGAGAGATTGAGACTGAACATCCGGGCTATCTTGGCGCACAGGATACTTACTACGTTGGCAATATCAAAGGGGTAGGCAGAATCTATCAGCAGACCTTCATTGATACGTATTCGAAAGTTGCTTTTGCCAAGCTGTATGATCGTAAGAACGCTATCACCGCAGCAGATATGGTAAACGACAAAGTCGTTCCATTCTTCGAGGAGCAGGAAATTCCATTGCTGCGTGTCCTTACCGATCGTGGCACCGAATATTGCGGAAAAGCAGAGTATCATGAATATGAGCTCTATCTACGAATCGAAAACATCGAACACTCAAAAACGAAGGTAAAAAGTCCTCAGAGCAACGGAATCTGCGAACGCTTCCATCGGACCATCCAGGATGAATTCTATGCGGTGGCCTTCCGGAAAAAGTTGTATCAGTCACTGGAAGAACTTCAGGCAGATCTTGATGTGTGGATCAAAGAATACAACGAGCAAAGAACGCACTCAGGAAAGTATTGCTTTGGAAGAACTCCCTGGGAAACGTTCCTGGCTTCCAAAGAGCTTGCTATCCAGAAGATGGTTGATCAAAATTATGAATCAGCATGA
- a CDS encoding ImmA/IrrE family metallo-endopeptidase gives MLPSKAEATAKKILAEFGLNEITALTSTDLQTIIQARGAYYEEVALNGMDGRIVTFNGKSVISINQNIVGTGKKRFTAAHELGHFELHKNVQPPADTPYELCNWYQLGSHEKEANDFASELLMPTNLFVQQCKGKKFGPQLIKQLAETFQVTQIAVILKILKANVHPVCVIAAKNNKIKWWKLSQSMESADHDFVAGWTKYRLRITSNLPPPPDSVMGQFFKSNKSIETLQEIDKSTWFSTHPKDNPVMLEYCNYIRDYDFGLSVVWED, from the coding sequence ATGCTTCCATCGAAAGCTGAAGCCACAGCAAAAAAAATACTTGCCGAATTTGGCCTTAATGAAATCACGGCCCTGACATCTACAGATTTACAAACTATTATTCAGGCAAGGGGTGCTTACTATGAAGAGGTAGCCCTCAACGGCATGGATGGTAGAATTGTTACCTTCAATGGAAAATCAGTCATCTCCATTAATCAAAACATTGTCGGGACAGGAAAAAAGCGATTCACTGCAGCACATGAACTTGGGCATTTTGAATTACATAAAAACGTCCAACCACCTGCAGATACTCCATATGAACTTTGCAATTGGTATCAACTGGGTAGCCACGAAAAGGAAGCGAACGACTTTGCTTCGGAACTGTTAATGCCCACGAATTTATTCGTACAACAGTGTAAGGGAAAAAAGTTTGGGCCACAGCTTATCAAGCAATTAGCGGAAACCTTTCAGGTTACACAAATAGCAGTTATCCTGAAAATACTGAAAGCTAACGTCCACCCGGTGTGTGTGATCGCTGCGAAGAACAATAAAATAAAATGGTGGAAACTGTCACAGAGTATGGAGTCTGCTGACCACGATTTTGTTGCTGGCTGGACAAAATATAGACTCCGGATAACTTCTAATCTCCCACCACCTCCTGATTCGGTGATGGGCCAATTTTTTAAGTCAAATAAGTCAATTGAAACTCTTCAGGAGATTGACAAATCTACCTGGTTTTCAACCCACCCGAAGGACAATCCTGTAATGCTTGAATATTGCAATTATATTCGTGATTATGACTTTGGCTTAAGTGTAGTTTGGGAGGATTGA
- a CDS encoding TnsA endonuclease N-terminal domain-containing protein produces MKHGPVRKVRSNGFTVVGEVSTAKAQNVQFESSLEEGFILILNFDPDVVTIKDQPIKIPYTNTDGKSSWYTPDFLVHFTNRKPVLFEVKTREYLRKHKKELKTRYDAAIEFAKEKGWDFYVITDKKILTQYVKNLSFLLGFQTNEPTLIMINRLLNTLSKPEKWTPQLVLELGTSDEEMLDILSCLWVLVSKDRVTCNLKKKLLMNTRVSVKANAGSNFLRFPYK; encoded by the coding sequence ATGAAGCATGGCCCAGTAAGAAAAGTCCGAAGTAATGGCTTTACCGTTGTTGGTGAAGTGTCTACGGCTAAAGCCCAAAACGTTCAATTCGAATCCTCTTTGGAAGAAGGCTTTATTCTCATCTTGAATTTTGACCCGGATGTGGTAACCATCAAGGATCAGCCCATCAAAATACCGTATACCAATACTGATGGGAAATCATCCTGGTATACCCCTGATTTTCTGGTGCACTTCACGAATAGAAAACCCGTCTTGTTTGAGGTTAAAACACGGGAATACCTTCGAAAGCATAAGAAGGAACTTAAAACCCGATATGATGCGGCAATTGAATTTGCCAAGGAAAAGGGTTGGGATTTTTACGTCATAACAGACAAGAAAATCTTAACGCAGTATGTTAAAAATTTATCATTTCTGTTGGGGTTTCAGACCAATGAGCCAACCCTCATAATGATAAACAGGCTTCTTAATACTCTTTCCAAGCCTGAAAAATGGACACCCCAGCTGGTGCTCGAGCTTGGTACTTCCGATGAAGAAATGTTAGACATCCTCTCATGCCTGTGGGTATTGGTCAGCAAAGATCGTGTTACGTGTAATCTGAAAAAGAAACTGCTTATGAATACACGGGTTTCTGTTAAGGCAAATGCAGGTTCAAATTTTTTAAGATTTCCATACAAATAA
- a CDS encoding Mu transposase C-terminal domain-containing protein, with protein MIKLKAGETVYYQGSACVINKASGQTSVLVCNKKTGRYQIAKIAELQEKPVEEIIYDPDIPIEAIPEKRLQRAEMRYNIIKPFLNELRGDKAALIKMAKAHDLSPSTLYRWLKNYRTFEDIRCLVDDEGKGGKGKSRLDKVQEDLIADVIEEVYLKGSSFNKTFEQIVNQFSELGLEVPHPNTVRRRIKLISEKERNAKRLGPRTAAQQYDPKPGSTPGANAPLSLVQIDHTQLDIIMVDEVERKAFKRPWITILIDVFSRVILGFYISFDPPGAFAVGRAIARAILLKDNYMKSIGLENVEWPCYGKMVRIHCDNAKEFRGAMMKENCANYKITLKYRPPIRPEYGGHIERLMGTISGQLKDLTGTTKVSPEMRKNFKPEKTASFTISEFEQWFALWVTKVYHQKGHEGLHGISPLSMWEAGLKGGEGYPGIGRPHIYTDEKKLMLDFLPRFERTIQRTGVHYLKLRYYSDALKRWIGAKNETIAGKSKPKRKFTFRYDPRNISSILFLDPIDSQYREVRSVLNIKPDIMSIWDYRQSVKKLKESHRKIDQNSIYATFQDLRKLEQLSIKKTAETKKRLERESRMKKDPVISVKAESESTVPELPPIVDSENKEIKPFDEIEINPYVRSFS; from the coding sequence ATGATAAAGCTCAAAGCAGGTGAAACAGTCTATTACCAAGGATCAGCTTGTGTAATCAACAAAGCTTCAGGTCAGACAAGCGTCTTGGTCTGCAATAAGAAAACGGGTAGGTATCAAATTGCCAAAATTGCTGAACTACAGGAAAAGCCCGTAGAAGAAATTATTTATGACCCGGATATTCCGATTGAAGCCATTCCCGAAAAGAGGCTTCAACGTGCTGAAATGCGCTATAATATCATTAAGCCATTTCTTAATGAATTACGTGGTGATAAAGCCGCATTAATAAAGATGGCTAAAGCCCATGATCTAAGTCCTTCAACACTTTACAGATGGCTTAAGAATTATCGTACGTTTGAAGATATAAGGTGTTTGGTTGATGATGAAGGTAAAGGAGGAAAAGGAAAAAGTAGGTTGGATAAGGTTCAGGAAGATCTGATTGCTGATGTCATTGAAGAGGTGTATTTAAAGGGTTCGTCTTTCAACAAGACATTTGAACAAATCGTAAATCAGTTTTCAGAACTAGGCCTGGAAGTTCCTCACCCCAATACAGTTCGTAGACGAATAAAATTGATATCTGAAAAAGAAAGAAATGCAAAGCGTCTAGGTCCAAGAACAGCCGCACAGCAATACGATCCAAAACCTGGCTCAACCCCAGGTGCTAATGCTCCATTATCCTTAGTTCAAATCGATCATACGCAGCTTGATATTATTATGGTCGATGAAGTTGAACGAAAAGCATTTAAGCGACCGTGGATAACCATTCTGATTGATGTATTCTCCAGGGTGATACTTGGTTTTTATATCTCTTTTGACCCACCAGGCGCTTTTGCAGTGGGTAGAGCAATAGCGCGTGCGATATTATTGAAAGACAATTATATGAAGTCTATTGGGCTTGAAAATGTTGAATGGCCTTGTTATGGGAAAATGGTACGAATTCATTGTGATAATGCAAAGGAATTTCGCGGGGCCATGATGAAGGAGAATTGTGCGAATTATAAAATCACATTGAAATACAGACCACCAATAAGACCAGAGTATGGGGGACATATTGAAAGGCTGATGGGCACCATTAGTGGACAGTTAAAGGATCTTACCGGTACTACGAAAGTGAGCCCTGAAATGCGTAAGAATTTTAAGCCGGAAAAAACAGCTTCCTTCACGATATCGGAATTTGAGCAATGGTTTGCCCTATGGGTGACCAAAGTCTATCACCAAAAGGGACACGAAGGTCTTCACGGGATTAGTCCGCTATCCATGTGGGAAGCCGGACTTAAAGGCGGTGAAGGATATCCCGGTATTGGTAGGCCTCACATCTATACAGATGAGAAGAAACTCATGCTAGATTTTTTGCCTCGTTTTGAACGGACGATTCAACGTACCGGTGTTCATTATCTAAAGCTTCGGTACTACTCAGACGCATTGAAACGATGGATAGGTGCTAAGAATGAAACGATTGCTGGAAAAAGTAAACCTAAACGAAAATTCACATTTCGATATGACCCAAGGAACATCAGTTCGATTCTATTTCTAGATCCTATCGATTCCCAATACAGGGAAGTACGAAGTGTGCTCAATATTAAACCCGATATTATGAGCATATGGGATTATCGCCAAAGTGTAAAGAAACTGAAGGAGAGTCACAGAAAGATCGACCAGAATTCCATTTATGCAACATTCCAGGACTTAAGGAAACTGGAGCAACTTTCGATAAAAAAGACTGCTGAGACGAAAAAGCGTCTGGAACGTGAATCAAGAATGAAAAAAGATCCGGTGATCTCGGTGAAAGCTGAATCAGAATCGACCGTTCCAGAATTACCTCCAATTGTTGATTCTGAAAACAAGGAAATTAAACCATTTGATGAAATTGAAATAAATCCCTATGTACGCTCATTTAGCTAA
- a CDS encoding TniB family NTP-binding protein, whose protein sequence is MYAHLAKSVEEYLLQKGNEDVQKRIRLIDHETWIGYEKAKSIIDKAKDMIDRPRVTRMHCMLVIGSSDNGKTTIRKRIESLNESRACENGKSQIKVVSLQMPPNPDERGFYNSIFSAMLHPIHVSSKRDFVLRSLIMHMRDYGVRLLMIDEVQHIERLANRRQRIILDAIKHLSSELSLPILAFGPNEALNIFASDIQLHNMK, encoded by the coding sequence ATGTACGCTCATTTAGCTAAATCAGTTGAAGAATATCTCTTACAGAAAGGTAATGAGGATGTTCAAAAGCGAATACGTTTAATTGACCACGAAACGTGGATCGGTTATGAAAAGGCGAAGTCGATTATTGATAAAGCAAAAGATATGATTGACCGTCCACGTGTGACCAGGATGCATTGCATGTTGGTAATCGGATCTTCTGATAATGGTAAGACCACCATACGAAAGCGAATTGAAAGCCTGAATGAAAGCCGGGCATGCGAAAACGGTAAAAGTCAGATAAAGGTAGTGAGTCTTCAAATGCCCCCTAATCCCGATGAACGAGGATTTTATAATTCCATTTTTTCGGCTATGCTTCATCCCATACACGTATCCAGTAAAAGGGATTTCGTATTGAGAAGTCTTATCATGCATATGCGTGATTATGGGGTTAGGTTATTGATGATTGATGAAGTACAGCATATAGAGCGATTGGCAAACAGACGTCAACGAATTATTCTGGATGCCATTAAACATCTCTCATCGGAACTATCACTTCCCATATTAGCGTTTGGTCCGAATGAGGCGCTGAATATCTTCGCCTCAGACATACAGCTACATAACATGAAGTAG
- a CDS encoding ATP-binding protein yields the protein MKGVVHADSNLLSVYAAINYMLNKSANNLTIWPENACSVRVSITKDMFGYFGGWEHLLNKVCMTTGSKVYTFDPHEYERFNDYLFYDAFTQSWKKVVPYHYITEFKQMLRELYRNASKHSHSNNPIFISSGFDGEFLRFTIVDCGVGFLSTLKVKEEVVCESDAIQYALNGGNIGVGKNRSLEGIGRYCYENEGELLVISGGTAVYYGDDRSHIVNPLPGIFRGSIINLSVRIKRVEFAQLAA from the coding sequence ATGAAAGGGGTTGTACATGCTGACTCAAATCTGTTAAGTGTTTATGCGGCCATTAATTATATGCTTAACAAGTCAGCCAATAACCTTACAATCTGGCCGGAAAATGCTTGTTCGGTCCGGGTTTCCATTACGAAGGATATGTTCGGCTATTTTGGGGGCTGGGAGCATTTGTTGAACAAGGTATGTATGACTACAGGATCAAAGGTGTATACCTTTGATCCTCATGAATACGAGCGATTCAATGATTATCTTTTTTATGATGCATTCACACAGAGCTGGAAAAAAGTAGTGCCGTATCACTATATAACTGAGTTTAAGCAAATGCTCCGTGAACTCTATCGAAACGCAAGCAAGCATTCACACTCTAACAATCCGATATTTATTTCATCGGGTTTTGATGGTGAATTTCTTCGATTTACCATTGTAGATTGCGGAGTTGGCTTTCTATCTACCCTGAAAGTAAAAGAAGAAGTCGTATGTGAGTCTGATGCTATTCAATATGCCTTAAATGGGGGTAACATTGGCGTAGGAAAGAATCGATCACTTGAAGGTATCGGCAGGTATTGTTATGAAAATGAAGGTGAGTTACTGGTTATTTCCGGTGGCACAGCAGTTTACTACGGTGATGATCGTTCTCATATAGTGAACCCACTACCGGGTATTTTTAGGGGCTCAATAATTAATCTTTCTGTAAGGATTAAACGTGTTGAATTTGCTCAATTGGCCGCTTAA
- a CDS encoding recombinase family protein — protein MRSAAGVMDSLNQRKLISTYASAKHISVTEWIEDSPGGKRHFPKANIEAIKAIKAGSMLILSDISVLGPSFTIVSDALQRLLHKNIRTYAIKEDILLDGKKTPQLKACLLLCQKVEKSLISQRVANGRIKREANGKSVGRPKGKKSVKIKLTGRENEIREYRKRGFSLSTIGNLVKANRATVKTFMTLNKIK, from the coding sequence TTGAGATCAGCAGCTGGGGTCATGGATTCACTCAACCAGAGAAAATTGATCTCAACATATGCTTCAGCCAAGCACATTTCTGTCACAGAATGGATTGAGGATTCTCCGGGGGGAAAACGGCACTTTCCAAAAGCAAACATTGAAGCGATAAAAGCTATAAAAGCGGGTTCTATGCTAATCCTGTCCGACATTTCTGTATTGGGACCTTCATTTACCATTGTCTCTGATGCTCTTCAGAGGCTTCTCCACAAGAATATACGAACTTATGCAATCAAAGAGGATATCCTGTTAGACGGCAAAAAAACACCACAGCTCAAAGCCTGCCTACTTCTTTGTCAGAAAGTTGAAAAATCACTTATATCTCAAAGGGTTGCCAATGGTCGTATCAAGCGAGAGGCTAATGGAAAAAGTGTAGGAAGACCAAAGGGTAAAAAATCAGTTAAAATAAAATTGACCGGACGGGAAAATGAAATACGTGAATATCGTAAACGGGGTTTCAGCCTCTCTACTATCGGAAATTTAGTCAAAGCTAACAGGGCAACAGTCAAAACTTTTATGACCTTAAATAAGATAAAGTAA